A single genomic interval of Bradyrhizobium sp. sBnM-33 harbors:
- a CDS encoding ABC transporter substrate-binding protein, translating into MKTRIKWLSPAFFALFLASILAALQPARAAGVTDTEIRIGNIMPYTGPLAAFASIGRAEAAYFDMINERGGINGRKIRFISRDDSSNPRTAVEHTRELVEQERVHLMFGSFGTPTNLATRTYLNERNIPQLFVASGDEAWAHPKRFPWTMGWQPTFRAEGRIYANYIQAAYPSRKIAVLWQNDQFGRDLFRGLQEGLGITANMIVADIAIDADMSIDTQVDILKNSGAEVLVLNCAPPISARAIRRAAELGWHPVLLLVNAAASIANALRPAGLQNSVGVISTSFLKDASDATWKDDPAIKEWLAFMDTYYPDGDKEDGYAIFGYAAAETLVQVLTQCGDDLSRENIMRQAASLRNYRSTVAFPGIAINTGPTDFHPIEQMRLVQFDGSAWQPIGDVIESAFLGAPGDK; encoded by the coding sequence ATGAAAACAAGAATAAAATGGCTGTCACCAGCCTTCTTCGCATTGTTCTTGGCATCGATACTGGCCGCCCTGCAGCCGGCCCGGGCTGCCGGCGTGACCGACACCGAAATCCGCATCGGCAACATCATGCCCTACACCGGCCCGCTTGCCGCGTTCGCTTCGATCGGCCGGGCGGAGGCCGCCTATTTCGATATGATCAACGAGCGTGGCGGCATCAACGGGCGCAAGATCAGATTCATCTCGCGCGACGACAGCTCAAATCCGAGAACGGCGGTCGAGCATACCCGCGAGCTGGTCGAGCAGGAGCGTGTGCACCTGATGTTCGGGTCGTTCGGCACGCCGACCAATCTGGCGACGCGAACCTATCTCAACGAGAGAAACATCCCACAGCTCTTCGTCGCCTCCGGCGACGAGGCGTGGGCGCATCCGAAGCGGTTTCCCTGGACGATGGGCTGGCAGCCGACGTTCCGGGCCGAGGGGCGCATCTACGCCAACTACATTCAAGCCGCCTATCCGAGCCGGAAGATCGCCGTGCTCTGGCAGAACGATCAGTTCGGACGCGATCTGTTCCGGGGATTGCAGGAGGGGCTCGGCATCACCGCCAACATGATCGTTGCGGATATCGCCATTGATGCTGATATGTCGATCGATACCCAGGTCGACATCCTCAAGAACTCCGGCGCTGAAGTGCTCGTGCTCAACTGCGCACCGCCGATCTCGGCGCGTGCCATCCGTAGAGCGGCTGAACTGGGCTGGCATCCGGTGTTGTTGCTGGTCAATGCGGCAGCTTCGATCGCGAACGCGCTGAGGCCGGCGGGGCTGCAGAATTCCGTCGGCGTGATCTCGACCTCGTTTCTGAAGGACGCCAGCGACGCCACCTGGAAGGATGACCCCGCCATCAAGGAATGGCTCGCGTTCATGGACACATATTATCCCGACGGCGACAAGGAGGATGGCTACGCCATCTTCGGCTACGCGGCGGCCGAGACGCTGGTCCAGGTGTTGACCCAGTGCGGCGACGACCTCTCGCGCGAGAACATCATGCGGCAGGCCGCATCCTTGCGGAACTACCGGAGCACGGTTGCATTTCCGGGAATAGCGATCAACACCGGCCCGACCGACTTCCATCCGATCGAACAGATGCGGCTGGTGCAGTTCGACGGCAGCGCCTGGCAGCCGATCGGCGACGTCATCGAGAGCGCGTTCCTGGGCGCGCCGGGCGATAAATGA
- a CDS encoding hydantoinase/oxoprolinase family protein produces MMFRIGVDVGGTYTDLVATDETGRTIFAKSPSTPADQSIGVMAGLEELARRLNVTRGEMLAATDRLVHGTTVATNALLERKGAKVALITTEGHRDVIEMREGLKPDRYDLRSPPPAPLVPRDLRFGVKERLKADGSVFVPLDTKSLDNAIAGIRQSGATSVAVCFLHSYLNPVHELAAVERLKQALPDISISCSSDVLPQIKEYERVSTTIVNAYVEPIVRRYLTNLETRLTEAGFRGSLFVVLSHGGMAPVGEASRLAAGTVLSGPAGGMSGGRRCSDLVGIPDLVPFDMGGTSTDISLISGGQVSLSADGMLAGQRIALRSLDIASIAAGGGSIASVDVSRTLRVGPESAGSVPGPACYGNGGLAATVTDANVVLGYLDAAAFMGGKRPLDRAASEAAVDRIAAAMELSCVEAAAGIYRMINLNMADGIRLMTLRRGVDPRKFALLSFGGAAGLHAAEVARELEIKRIIVPTVASVLSAWGMLTSDLRYEVSRTHYGAGARISADEVRELFAGLEQQAAGRLRSWFSGRITIERSAEMRYGEQIFEIDVSLDGLDWNAADLVDRIEDRFHIRHEELYTYASRGQEVVFVNARVAAVGEVQRQDEGAREAASSSACSPRSRRQAFFGGWREVPVYALDDLQPGHTLTGPAIIEAETTTVLVDTGDRVTVNELGWLDISLQ; encoded by the coding sequence ATGATGTTCAGGATAGGCGTTGACGTCGGCGGGACCTACACCGATCTGGTGGCCACGGACGAGACCGGGCGAACCATATTTGCAAAATCGCCATCGACGCCGGCGGATCAATCGATCGGCGTGATGGCGGGCCTGGAAGAGCTGGCGCGGCGGCTGAACGTGACGCGCGGGGAAATGCTCGCGGCAACCGACCGTCTCGTGCATGGCACGACGGTTGCCACCAATGCGCTCTTGGAGCGCAAGGGAGCAAAAGTCGCGCTCATCACCACCGAAGGCCATCGCGACGTCATCGAGATGCGCGAGGGCCTGAAACCCGATCGTTACGATTTGCGCTCACCGCCGCCGGCGCCGCTGGTGCCGCGCGATTTGCGTTTCGGTGTCAAGGAGCGGCTCAAGGCCGACGGCAGTGTCTTCGTTCCGCTTGATACAAAATCGCTAGACAACGCCATTGCCGGCATCAGGCAGTCAGGCGCGACCTCGGTCGCGGTGTGCTTTCTGCATTCCTATCTCAACCCGGTTCACGAACTTGCCGCCGTCGAGCGGCTGAAGCAGGCGCTGCCGGACATTAGCATCTCGTGCTCCAGCGACGTGCTGCCGCAGATCAAGGAATATGAGCGCGTCTCGACCACGATCGTGAACGCCTATGTCGAGCCGATCGTGCGGCGCTATCTGACCAATCTCGAAACGCGGCTCACCGAGGCCGGCTTCAGGGGGAGTCTCTTTGTCGTGCTGTCGCATGGCGGCATGGCGCCGGTCGGAGAGGCCTCTCGGCTCGCTGCGGGCACGGTGCTGTCGGGACCGGCGGGCGGCATGTCGGGCGGTCGGCGGTGTTCTGATTTGGTTGGCATTCCCGATCTGGTGCCGTTCGACATGGGCGGCACCTCCACCGATATCTCGCTGATTTCTGGGGGGCAGGTCTCGCTCTCCGCCGATGGCATGCTGGCCGGCCAGCGTATCGCGCTGCGCAGTCTCGACATTGCGAGCATTGCGGCAGGCGGCGGTTCGATCGCCAGCGTCGATGTCAGCCGCACGCTCCGTGTGGGCCCGGAAAGCGCGGGCTCGGTGCCGGGCCCGGCCTGCTACGGCAATGGCGGCCTGGCCGCGACCGTCACCGACGCCAATGTCGTGCTCGGCTATCTCGACGCCGCCGCCTTCATGGGCGGCAAACGTCCGCTCGACCGCGCGGCGTCGGAAGCAGCCGTCGACCGCATCGCGGCAGCGATGGAGCTGTCGTGCGTCGAGGCCGCCGCCGGCATCTACCGCATGATCAACCTGAACATGGCCGATGGAATCCGCCTGATGACGCTGCGCCGCGGCGTCGATCCGCGAAAATTTGCGCTGTTGAGTTTCGGCGGTGCGGCCGGTCTGCACGCGGCGGAGGTCGCGCGCGAACTCGAGATCAAGCGCATCATCGTGCCGACCGTGGCGTCGGTGCTGTCGGCCTGGGGCATGCTGACCAGCGATCTCCGCTATGAGGTCAGCCGGACGCATTATGGTGCCGGTGCGCGCATCTCGGCCGACGAAGTGCGGGAGCTGTTTGCCGGACTGGAACAGCAGGCAGCCGGCCGGCTGCGTTCGTGGTTCAGCGGGCGTATTACAATCGAACGCTCCGCCGAGATGCGCTACGGCGAGCAGATCTTTGAGATCGACGTCTCGCTCGACGGCCTCGACTGGAACGCCGCCGATCTCGTCGACCGGATCGAAGACCGCTTCCACATCAGGCACGAGGAATTGTACACCTACGCCTCGCGTGGCCAGGAGGTCGTCTTCGTCAACGCCCGCGTCGCCGCGGTCGGCGAGGTCCAACGGCAAGACGAGGGCGCTCGCGAAGCCGCATCATCCAGCGCCTGTTCGCCACGCAGCCGGCGGCAAGCCTTCTTCGGCGGCTGGCGCGAAGTCCCGGTCTACGCGCTCGACGACCTGCAGCCGGGCCATACGCTGACGGGGCCGGCGATCATTGAAGCCGAGACCACCACGGTGCTCGTCGACACTGGCGACCGCGTCACGGTCAACGAGCTTGGTTGGCTGGATATATCGTTGCAATGA
- a CDS encoding mandelate racemase/muconate lactonizing enzyme family protein gives MKKATTIRSVETLACDAGWRNYHFVKVMTEGGIVGWSEYDEGFGAPGVTAAIERLGARVVGKNAFQHERIYAELFAATRPAAGGVVALALGALENALLDVKAKSLGVPCYELLGGKIRDRIRVYWSHCATWRINHPDWFKPAITDLDGVKSIGREVREKGFTAMKTNIFVYTDGKPQGWRPGFGSPFEPEINVDRKVLRNLCMHLEAIRDGAGPDVDLLLDLNFNAKTEGYLKILRAIKDMDLFWVEIDTFNPQALGYIRRQSPHPVSSCETLLGLREFLPYFNDQAMDVAIIDTPWNGVWQSMKIAAAAEHFEVNVAPHNFYGHLCTMQNAHFSAAVPNLRIMETDIDRLAWDHELFTHVPEIVDGHLIMPDRPGWGTEPNEEGLRAHPPKSKGGLLNYGQKK, from the coding sequence ACGCTCGCATGCGACGCAGGCTGGCGGAACTACCACTTCGTCAAGGTCATGACCGAAGGCGGCATCGTCGGCTGGAGCGAATACGACGAGGGTTTTGGCGCGCCCGGCGTGACGGCGGCGATCGAACGGCTTGGCGCGCGGGTCGTCGGCAAGAACGCGTTTCAGCACGAGCGGATCTACGCTGAACTGTTCGCCGCGACGCGCCCGGCCGCGGGTGGCGTAGTGGCGCTGGCGCTTGGGGCGCTCGAGAACGCGCTGCTCGACGTCAAGGCCAAGTCGCTCGGCGTGCCCTGCTACGAACTGCTCGGCGGCAAGATCCGCGACCGCATCCGGGTCTACTGGTCGCACTGCGCGACCTGGCGCATCAACCATCCCGATTGGTTCAAGCCGGCGATTACCGATCTCGACGGCGTCAAATCGATCGGCCGCGAGGTGCGCGAAAAGGGCTTTACGGCGATGAAGACCAACATCTTCGTCTATACCGACGGCAAGCCGCAGGGCTGGCGGCCGGGCTTCGGTTCGCCGTTCGAACCCGAGATCAACGTCGATCGCAAGGTGCTGCGCAATCTCTGCATGCACCTCGAAGCAATCCGCGACGGCGCCGGTCCCGACGTCGATCTGCTGCTCGACCTCAACTTCAATGCCAAGACTGAGGGCTATCTCAAGATACTGCGCGCCATCAAGGACATGGATCTGTTCTGGGTGGAGATCGACACCTTCAACCCGCAGGCGCTCGGCTACATCCGCCGCCAGAGCCCACATCCGGTCTCATCCTGCGAGACACTGTTGGGGCTGCGCGAGTTCCTGCCCTATTTCAACGATCAGGCGATGGACGTCGCCATCATCGACACGCCCTGGAACGGGGTGTGGCAATCGATGAAGATCGCCGCGGCCGCCGAGCACTTTGAGGTCAACGTCGCCCCGCATAATTTCTACGGCCATCTCTGCACCATGCAGAACGCGCATTTCTCCGCCGCGGTGCCGAATTTACGCATCATGGAAACCGACATCGATCGCCTGGCGTGGGACCATGAATTGTTCACCCACGTGCCCGAAATCGTCGACGGCCATCTGATAATGCCGGACCGCCCCGGCTGGGGCACCGAGCCCAACGAGGAAGGCCTGCGCGCCCATCCGCCAAAGAGCAAGGGCGGGCTGTTGAATTACGGGCAGAAGAAGTAG